From the genome of Mixophyes fleayi isolate aMixFle1 chromosome 2, aMixFle1.hap1, whole genome shotgun sequence, one region includes:
- the LOC142138431 gene encoding DNA-directed RNA polymerase II subunit RPB11-a, producing MNAPPAFESFLLFEGEKKITITKDTKVPNACLFTINKEDHTIGNIIKSQLLKDPQVLFAGYKVPHPLEHKIIIRVQTTPEYSPQEAFTNAITDLISELSLLEERFRVAIKDKQEGIE from the exons ATGAATGCGCCCCCGGCTTTTGAGTCGTTCTTACTGTTTGAGGGAGAGAAGAA GATAACAATCACTAAGGACACAAAAGTACCCAATGCCTGTTTGTTTACAATAAACAAGGAAGACCATACAATTGGAAATATTATTAAATC GCAATTGTTGAAAGATCCTCAAGTCCTGTTTGCAGGATACAAAGTACCACATCCTTTAGAGCATAAAATTATAATAAGAGTTCAGACAACACCTGAATACAGTCCCCAAGAGGCGTTCACCAATGCTATCACAGACTTAATAAGTGAACTGTCCCTTTTGGAGGAAAGATTTAGG GTTGCTATTAAAGACAAACAAGAAGGAATTGAATGA